One region of Coraliomargarita parva genomic DNA includes:
- a CDS encoding FAD-dependent oxidoreductase, which yields MKTIDLKTEFCVVGGGLAGLCAAVAAARHGTKTVLVHDRPVLGGNASSEIRVPVQGAYGSWDRSVRETGIVEEIMLETLYRNPGANWQMWDLAMHGIAKQEPNLTLLLNCSCTEASASDGRVHSLRAWQSTTQTWYEVSAQTFADCSGDSILSSFAGAEMREGREAASEFDEPIAPEQASSTKMGMSIVFIWRDMGSPQRFMPPTWIHAYHNNEEAPKHMDQINLEPISGSNGFFVELGGEDDTIHDSEEIKEALLKMGLGLIDHYKNHGEHNAETLTLEWFGFLPGKRESLRYVGDYMLRQSDVQKPNEFEDIVAYGGWPIDDHDSKGSLRKGKYSHDWFEVNCPYGIPFRSLYSKNVDNLMMAGRNISATHVALCTTRVMATCAVMGQAIGTAAALAARENCTPREVGRNHIQELQAMLQADDCWLPGIARDIPELSAQAALTVSSGDAESLRNGHDREYEDDNQTNAWQAGQGSWAEYRFDSKQKLSQTRMIFDSHLKRKWANMPLWYPRDGWDTKPEPTLVRAYRIMIETDSGEWAEVACEKENFQRLVRLPLDIETKAVRLIVDETWGDETVNVFAWEVC from the coding sequence ATGAAGACAATTGATTTAAAAACCGAATTTTGTGTGGTCGGCGGTGGCCTTGCTGGACTCTGTGCTGCAGTTGCTGCGGCCAGACACGGAACGAAAACCGTATTGGTTCACGACCGTCCAGTGTTGGGTGGGAATGCCTCGAGTGAGATACGTGTTCCGGTGCAGGGTGCTTATGGCTCCTGGGATCGTAGCGTGCGCGAGACTGGGATCGTCGAAGAAATCATGCTGGAGACCCTCTACCGAAATCCCGGTGCCAATTGGCAAATGTGGGATCTCGCAATGCATGGGATCGCCAAGCAGGAACCGAATCTGACTCTGTTGTTGAACTGTTCATGCACCGAAGCAAGCGCGAGCGACGGACGCGTGCATTCGCTCCGTGCCTGGCAATCGACCACCCAGACTTGGTATGAAGTTTCCGCGCAGACATTTGCCGATTGCTCGGGCGATAGCATCCTGTCCTCTTTTGCCGGAGCTGAAATGCGGGAGGGGCGTGAAGCGGCGTCTGAGTTTGATGAACCGATTGCGCCGGAGCAGGCCAGTTCGACAAAGATGGGGATGAGTATTGTCTTTATCTGGCGCGACATGGGCAGTCCGCAACGCTTTATGCCACCCACTTGGATTCATGCCTACCATAACAATGAGGAGGCACCCAAGCACATGGATCAGATTAACCTGGAACCGATCAGTGGCTCGAATGGCTTCTTTGTGGAGTTGGGCGGTGAAGATGACACGATTCACGATTCCGAGGAGATCAAAGAAGCGTTGCTCAAAATGGGCCTTGGATTGATCGATCACTACAAGAATCATGGTGAGCACAATGCGGAGACTTTGACGCTTGAGTGGTTTGGCTTCCTGCCAGGCAAACGTGAGAGCTTGCGTTATGTGGGCGACTACATGTTGCGACAGAGTGATGTGCAGAAGCCGAATGAGTTTGAGGACATTGTCGCTTATGGCGGTTGGCCGATCGACGACCATGACTCCAAGGGCTCTTTGCGTAAGGGTAAGTATTCTCACGATTGGTTTGAGGTAAACTGCCCCTATGGGATTCCTTTCCGTAGCTTGTATTCGAAGAACGTCGATAACCTGATGATGGCCGGCCGAAACATCAGTGCAACCCATGTGGCGCTCTGCACGACCCGAGTGATGGCGACCTGTGCCGTCATGGGACAGGCGATTGGGACAGCGGCTGCCTTGGCTGCGCGTGAGAACTGCACGCCGCGTGAAGTGGGTCGAAACCATATCCAGGAACTGCAGGCGATGTTGCAGGCGGATGACTGCTGGCTGCCGGGTATTGCGCGGGATATTCCTGAACTTTCAGCGCAGGCGGCACTCACTGTGTCTTCAGGCGATGCGGAGTCGCTTCGCAACGGCCATGACCGTGAATACGAGGACGACAATCAAACAAATGCATGGCAGGCAGGCCAAGGCTCTTGGGCTGAGTATCGTTTCGATTCCAAGCAGAAGCTATCGCAAACGCGTATGATATTTGATAGTCATTTAAAGCGGAAGTGGGCAAATATGCCTTTGTGGTATCCCCGTGATGGTTGGGACACCAAGCCGGAGCCGACACTTGTGCGCGCCTATCGAATAATGATCGAAACTGATTCAGGCGAATGGGCTGAAGTCGCCTGTGAGAAAGAGAATTTTCAACGCTTGGTGCGTTTGCCTTTGGATATCGAAACGAAGGCGGTCAGGCTGATCGTGGATGAGACCTGGGGTGATGAAACGGTCAATGTATTCGCTTGGGAGGTCTGCTGA
- a CDS encoding enolase C-terminal domain-like protein has protein sequence MMCVTGIQLYFLPVQTRTPYQFGKETMSEVICARAAVTVTDTKTGKTAQGWGETPLSVAWVWPGRLPFSEREDALKDFCTRIAEAWKQADFVGHPLEIGHRFIEECLPDLRGQFNQKREVERQLPQLAALVCASAFDIALYDAYGHLHGLGVYDCFGPEHLTKDLSHYLEADAAEVSFDGLYPSDFLVSPPERIPVWHSVGGTDPIFESDLTGNEPDDDYPVLLKDWIIRDQLSCLKVKLRGDDASWDYARLVAIGRIGNELGVHWLCADYNCTAPDADYVNAMLDRLRVEEPRVHGMLLYVEQPFPYELEEHPIDVHSIAARKPLFMDESAHDWRMVRLGRQLGWNNVALKTCKTQTGAILSLCWAKAHGMTLMVQDLTNPMLAMIPHAQLAAHAGTIMGLESNAPQFYPDASIPEATVHPGLYPRVGGQIDLSTLTGPGFGYRVDEIERDLPAPAFDA, from the coding sequence ATGATGTGTGTTACTGGAATACAGCTCTATTTCCTGCCGGTTCAAACCCGAACACCTTATCAATTTGGTAAGGAAACGATGTCGGAGGTGATCTGTGCACGGGCTGCTGTCACCGTCACGGATACCAAAACTGGGAAAACAGCTCAGGGTTGGGGGGAGACACCCTTGAGTGTGGCATGGGTTTGGCCCGGTCGTTTACCCTTTTCTGAAAGGGAGGACGCGCTGAAGGATTTTTGCACTCGTATCGCCGAAGCATGGAAGCAAGCGGACTTTGTGGGGCATCCCTTGGAAATTGGGCACCGTTTTATCGAGGAGTGCCTCCCGGACTTACGCGGACAGTTTAATCAAAAGCGAGAGGTCGAGCGTCAGCTCCCGCAGTTGGCCGCTTTGGTATGTGCTTCTGCTTTTGATATCGCTCTGTATGATGCTTACGGCCATCTGCACGGGTTAGGCGTTTACGATTGTTTCGGCCCTGAGCACTTGACGAAGGATCTATCGCATTATCTGGAGGCGGATGCCGCGGAGGTCTCGTTTGATGGATTGTATCCGTCCGATTTCCTCGTTTCGCCTCCCGAACGGATTCCCGTGTGGCATTCAGTGGGAGGGACGGATCCGATTTTTGAGTCGGACCTTACCGGCAATGAACCTGACGATGACTATCCAGTCTTGCTAAAAGATTGGATTATTCGGGATCAGTTGAGTTGTCTCAAAGTTAAGCTTCGTGGGGATGATGCGTCCTGGGACTACGCACGTTTAGTCGCGATTGGTCGGATCGGGAATGAACTTGGTGTCCATTGGCTATGCGCGGACTACAATTGCACGGCACCGGATGCCGATTACGTCAATGCCATGTTGGATCGGCTTCGAGTCGAGGAGCCGCGTGTCCATGGTATGCTATTGTATGTGGAGCAGCCCTTTCCCTATGAACTGGAAGAACATCCAATCGATGTGCATTCGATTGCTGCGCGAAAGCCATTGTTTATGGATGAGAGTGCCCACGACTGGCGGATGGTTCGTCTTGGACGTCAACTTGGTTGGAATAATGTCGCACTCAAGACCTGCAAGACACAGACGGGGGCCATACTCTCGCTCTGTTGGGCAAAGGCTCATGGGATGACTTTGATGGTGCAGGACTTGACGAATCCTATGTTGGCGATGATTCCACACGCACAACTGGCAGCGCATGCCGGAACGATCATGGGGCTGGAATCCAATGCGCCTCAGTTTTACCCGGACGCATCCATCCCAGAAGCGACGGTGCATCCCGGTCTGTATCCCCGTGTCGGAGGGCAAATCGATTTATCCACATTAACCGGGCCCGGGTTTGGATATCGGGTTGACGAAATTGAACGTGATTTGCCTGCACCGGCTTTTGATGCATGA